One window from the genome of Verrucomicrobiia bacterium encodes:
- a CDS encoding response regulator has translation MKEEPKVLVVDDEEMLRNLLARILEREGYSVSTASGGKQALAYLAKTDFQVMVSDVKMPEMSGFDLLKEAKQKHPRLAVVMMTAFGDENTVERALGLGADGYVAKPFKSHDLTSEVARARQKAALTAKKTP, from the coding sequence ATGAAGGAAGAACCGAAGGTTTTGGTGGTGGATGACGAGGAGATGCTGCGGAATCTTTTGGCGCGAATTCTGGAGCGGGAGGGGTATTCCGTTTCCACCGCTTCCGGGGGAAAGCAGGCGCTCGCCTATCTGGCGAAGACCGATTTTCAGGTGATGGTTTCGGACGTGAAGATGCCGGAGATGAGCGGGTTTGACTTGCTGAAGGAAGCAAAGCAGAAGCATCCCCGGCTGGCGGTGGTGATGATGACCGCCTTTGGGGATGAAAACACCGTGGAGCGGGCCTTGGGACTGGGGGCGGACGGCTACGTGGCGAAGCCGTTCAAGAGCCATGATTTGACTTCCGAAGTGGCGCGGGCGCGGCAGAAAGCGGCCCTTACGGCTAAGAAAACCCCGTAA
- a CDS encoding PilZ domain-containing protein gives MPKTKTRKKTQKVQKTKPASTITRKAAPAPATQPAAAADRQTRRFVRIEVSSPVSFVPFRLPLAGPVDVSQICNGRVLNISGGGLLLETSAWVEPSDYLLLRIGLFENCHLERVVGRVKRMESTGSGECLLGIEFLTREMLHQLVTELPNGYLPSESGAFDEKLRELLSKQIFAKKSSSGPEGAGR, from the coding sequence ATGCCCAAGACGAAAACGCGTAAGAAGACCCAAAAAGTACAGAAGACCAAGCCGGCCTCAACGATAACCCGCAAGGCGGCCCCGGCCCCCGCCACGCAACCGGCCGCGGCGGCCGACCGCCAGACCCGGCGGTTCGTCCGGATCGAGGTCTCCTCGCCGGTGTCGTTCGTGCCGTTCCGGCTCCCTTTGGCCGGGCCGGTGGACGTTTCGCAAATCTGCAACGGGCGGGTTTTGAACATCTCCGGCGGCGGGCTTTTGTTGGAAACTTCCGCCTGGGTGGAGCCGTCCGATTATCTGCTTCTCAGGATCGGGCTTTTTGAAAACTGCCATTTGGAACGGGTGGTGGGACGGGTGAAACGAATGGAATCGACCGGCAGCGGGGAATGCCTTTTGGGCATCGAGTTTCTGACCCGGGAGATGCTGCATCAACTCGTAACCGAACTGCCGAACGGCTATCTGCCGTCCGAATCGGGGGCTTTTGACGAAAAACTGCGGGAGCTTTTGTCCAAGCAGATTTTCGCCAAGAAATCGAGCTCCGGGCCGGAAGGGGCCGGCCGTTGA
- a CDS encoding FliA/WhiG family RNA polymerase sigma factor — protein sequence MNLEKEWQSFRKTKNPKLREKLLQQYLPLVKSVAGRMAIGFPRSVELDDLVSTGVVGLIEALGNFDPKRGVKFETYAVPRIRGAILDELRALDWVPRSTRAKSRAIERTMAKLENKLGRQPKDDELAKALGISVKDLLWDLEDVSGTTLLSLDEMVYREEDDRQVPRVETVEGVTKDNVLADLEKEELKAFLTHSITKLSEQEKLVIALYYYEELTLKEIGEVMKISESRVSQIHTKAVLKLRGMIRDKFAKE from the coding sequence ATGAACCTGGAAAAGGAATGGCAGAGTTTTCGGAAGACGAAAAATCCGAAGCTCCGCGAAAAACTTTTGCAGCAATACCTGCCCTTGGTGAAAAGCGTGGCGGGACGGATGGCGATCGGCTTTCCGCGCTCGGTGGAGCTGGATGATCTGGTCTCCACCGGCGTGGTGGGGCTTATCGAGGCCTTGGGCAACTTTGACCCCAAGCGGGGGGTGAAGTTCGAGACCTACGCCGTGCCGCGCATCCGGGGGGCGATTTTGGACGAGCTGCGCGCGCTCGACTGGGTGCCGCGTTCGACCCGCGCCAAATCGCGGGCCATCGAACGGACGATGGCGAAGCTGGAAAACAAGCTGGGGCGCCAGCCGAAGGATGACGAACTGGCCAAGGCGCTCGGCATCTCGGTTAAGGACCTCCTTTGGGATTTGGAAGACGTTTCCGGCACCACGCTGCTCTCGCTGGACGAAATGGTGTATCGGGAGGAGGATGACCGGCAGGTGCCGCGCGTCGAAACCGTGGAAGGGGTCACGAAGGACAACGTTTTGGCGGACTTAGAAAAAGAGGAACTCAAGGCGTTTTTGACCCACTCCATCACCAAGCTTTCCGAGCAGGAGAAACTGGTGATTGCGCTCTACTACTACGAGGAGCTGACGCTGAAGGAAATCGGGGAAGTGATGAAAATATCGGAGTCCCGCGTTTCGCAGATTCACACCAAGGCGGTGCTGAAGCTGCGGGGGATGATCCGGGACAAGTTTGCCAAGGAATAG